The Chryseobacterium oranimense genome contains the following window.
CCCATTTTTATAGCTGATATCGGGGTTTTCAATTCATGCGAAATGGTAGCTATGAAATTGGTTTTGGCAAAATCCAGTTCTTTAAAAGGGGTAATATTTCTGAGGAGAATCACTTTCCCGATATATCTGATTTCTTTTTCACCCGTTTTTACAATATTGATGGGAATAATATCCTGCTCAAAATAGTTTTCTTTATTGTCCCGAACAATTTTAATGGGTTCTTTTACCGGATGATCGATATTTTTAAGCAGTTCGCGCATAAGATCATTATTGACAGCCACTTCATGAGCTGTCTTGCCTATGATTTCTTCCTTACGGAGATTGGTGATCTTTAATGCCTCATCGTTAATCATGTAGATAAAGTGATTTTCGTCCAGCCCGATCACAGCATCATGCATATTATTCACCAGCGTTTCAATCCGTTTTTTATCCATCAGCTGTTTGGAAAGGCTGCTGCTTTCATATTCCTGAAGCTTTTCCGCCATGGTGTTAAAAGAATCCGCAAGGCTGTTAAATTCTTCGCTTCCCTTGAAATGTACCCTTTCGTTATAATTTTTAGCAGCAATCTGCCTGATACTGAATGTAAGCTGATTGATAGGCTCCGCAATGGTCTGGGGCAGATTAAAAAGAAGTATAAAGGCAATCAGAAAGCATACGGTTCCCAGACTGACGATCCAGAAAGTAGCATTTTCAGCGGTAATGATAGCGATATCACTTTTTCTTTCAATTCCTTTCATGTTCAGGGACATGATCCTGGCCAGATCTTCACGGATCAGTTTCTCCTTTTCCTGAGAAGGCTGCTTCAGATAGCTGCTGAAGTGAAGATTCAGGCTTTGGGTAGCTTCTTTCTCTCCGAATTCAGTCAGGTTTTTCTCCTGCAACTTGTTATTTTTCTGAAAATCCGAAACGGCGACCAGGCTGTCTGTAGTAATTTTATCGAGTGCAAGAAGCATATTTTTGGAAAATTCCAGACTGTTGTAGTTGGCTGTAAGAATCTTTTCAGTATCAGATTTCAGTTTATTGATATAGACGGATCCGATCACTGACATAAGAACGATCAGTAAAAATAGAAGACCTACGCCTAAGGTAAGTTTTGTTTTAAGTTTCATTATTTCTAAGATAAAATAATAATATCTATCTGCCTTTCATTCAGCCTGTTCATAAGTGTATAAATCCAGCTGTAGCCGGAAAGACGCTGCCAGAGCTTTGCGTGGGGCTTACCGATGCAGACTGTCGTGATATTATGGGCAATCACGTAGTCCAGAATTCCCTTGTGCACGCTGCTTTCTTTTACGCGGATCACTTTTGCACCCAATTCCTGTG
Protein-coding sequences here:
- a CDS encoding ATP-binding protein codes for the protein MKLKTKLTLGVGLLFLLIVLMSVIGSVYINKLKSDTEKILTANYNSLEFSKNMLLALDKITTDSLVAVSDFQKNNKLQEKNLTEFGEKEATQSLNLHFSSYLKQPSQEKEKLIREDLARIMSLNMKGIERKSDIAIITAENATFWIVSLGTVCFLIAFILLFNLPQTIAEPINQLTFSIRQIAAKNYNERVHFKGSEEFNSLADSFNTMAEKLQEYESSSLSKQLMDKKRIETLVNNMHDAVIGLDENHFIYMINDEALKITNLRKEEIIGKTAHEVAVNNDLMRELLKNIDHPVKEPIKIVRDNKENYFEQDIIPINIVKTGEKEIRYIGKVILLRNITPFKELDFAKTNFIATISHELKTPISAIKMGVQLLGNQKFGALNDQQKELLKSINDDGQRLLNITGELLNLSQVETGNIRLTIEKCSPKEMVQAAVKNVEKLAEQKNIPINAEYLIGDNDWVNADFDKTVWVINNFLTNAVKHSFQDENIEIMVEKLDSMIQFSITDTGSGIDEKYHRQIFDRYFQVPGEQQNGTGLGLAISKNFIEKQKGEIGVRSAPNQGSTFYFRLPEA